A genomic window from Gossypium hirsutum isolate 1008001.06 chromosome D10, Gossypium_hirsutum_v2.1, whole genome shotgun sequence includes:
- the LOC107915796 gene encoding protein SEEDLING PLASTID DEVELOPMENT 1 isoform X1 — translation MRALNSRFVLIDITNNAASWRYRQRHSHFITSARGGAHQRPYMPPLKQSQPSVLRTPQIRKPSDRTTSSNGSSLDCPNPASTSRVESCTELDLFLEMLPSRMRSELNGHEEIGELIEVVMDLGREPLARFPSGDWVISEQPVKHEDLKHATSKVGDFSDDNRSGINRSLHRISAIRNRKLQIIGLTCRVGRAVSGSAEIIRDLIEGGGSILVIGPPGVGKTTLIREIARMLADEHMKRVVIVDTSNEIGGDGDVPHEGIGRARRMQVPNVNMQHNVMIEAVENHMPETIIIDEIGTELEALAASTIAQRGVQLVGTAHGMTIDNIIKNPSLQILVGGIESVTLGDEEARKRKVQKTILERKGPSTFTCAVEMISRTECRVHHRLDATVDAILAGKSPLFEIRQMEPEANVPLKSTVVHKIDHLEEPDMLVNDEKGAEVDYGEEDEQSDLLFNEEKFAEVDFSDEDEDYLPKPKRKQRFTGSASKRTLPIFVYTYKILEADLLQVATVMGLEDEIDVTDDIGMADAILASASEIKQNPWIRGVAKFHKLPMFVIKSNTMAQMVKAVRMILERESYASRSRLLDRDSSDIEIEDDAPKRKPTLEEIDALEEVRLAIEYIVIPGGEPVELLPRCSEIIARQLELVKSYQLDAENSGTELNPRLQILPHRLNKKVSSKSQKTTSNLRNETGSKPLTDSCGGTSVTRLPFLPE, via the exons ATGAGAGCTTTGAATTCGAGATTTGTTCTTATTGACATCACCAACAACGCCGCTTCATGGCGCTACCGTCAGAGGCATTCCCACTTCATCACGTCCGCGCGCGGCGGAGCTCATCAAAGACCATATATGCCGCCTTTGAAGCAATCTCAACCCTCTGTTCTCCGAACCCCTCAGATCCGTAAACCCTCCGATCGAACTACGTCCTCCAATGGATCGTCGTTGGATTGCCCGAACCCAGCTTCGACTTCCCGGGTGGAGTCATGTACGGAGCTCGATTTGTTCCTCGAGATGTTGCCGTCGAGGATGAGGAGTGAGCTTAACGGGCATGAAGAGATTGGGGAGTTGATTGAGGTGGTTATGGATTTGGGGAGGGAACCTCTCGCTAGGTTTCCTTCGGGGGATTGGGTTATTTCGGAACAACCTGTTAAGCATGAAGATTTAAAGCATGCAACATCAAAG GTTGGTGACTTTTCAGATGACAACCGTTCGGGTATTAATAGATCTTTACATCGAATTAGTGCTATTAGAAACCGTAAATTGCAAATTATTGGCCTCACTTGCCGTGTGGGTCGAGCTGTGTCTGGAAGTGCTGAGATTATCCGTGACTTGATCGAAGGAGGAGGTTCCATCCTCGTCATAGGTCCTCCAGGAGTTGGTAAAACAACCTTAATCAG agAAATAGCTAGAATGTTGGCAGATGAACACATGAAACGTGTTGTTATTGTAGATACATCAAATGAGATTGGCGGTGATGGAGATGTCCCCCATGAAGGAATAGGGCGTGCAAGGAGAATGCAAGTTCCGAATGTAAATATGCAGCATaat GTTATGATTGAGGCAGTTGAGAACCATATGCCAGAAACCATCATAATCGATGAGATTGGTACAGAGCTCGAAGCATTAGCTGCCAGCACTATTGCTCAACGAGGAGTTCAGCTGGTTGGCACGGCCCATGGAATGACCATTGACAACATAATCAAGAACCCTTCTCTACAGATCCTTGTTGGTGGCATCGAG AGTGTAACTCTTGGTGATGAGGAAGCAAGGAAAAGAAAAGTGCAAAAGACTATTCTCGAAAGGAAGGGCCCATCGACTTTTACATGTGCTGTTGAGATGATATCTAGGACTGAATGTCGTGTTCATCATAGACTTGATGCAACGGTGGATGCTATACTGGCTG GGAAATCTCCTTTATTTGAAATCCGCCAGATGGAGCCTGAAGCTAATGTTCCTCTCAAGTCTACTGTAGTGCATAAAATTGATCATCTTGAAGAACCTGACATGCTTGTTAATGATGAAAAAGGTGCTGAAGTTGATTACGGCGAGGAAGATGAACAATCTGACTTGCTTtttaatgaagaaaaatttgcTGAAGTTGATTTTAGTGATGAAGATGAAGATTATCTTCCTAAACCTAAAAGGAAACAGAGGTTTACTGGATCTGCAAGCAAAAGGACCTTACCAATATTTGTTTATACTTACAAG ATCCTAGAAGCTGATCTCTTACAAGTAGCAACAGTAATGGGACTTGAAGATGAAATAGACGTCACCGATGACATTGGGATGGCTGATGCAATATTAGCATCTGCATCTGAAATAAAGCAGAATCCGTGGATTCGTGGGGTAGCAAAGTTTCACAAGTTGCCAATGTTTGTTATTAAG TCAAATACCATGGCACAAATGGTCAAAGCAGTGCGCATGATTCTCGAAAGGGAATCATATGCCTCAAGGTCAAGGCTTCTAGACAGAGATTCTTCTGATATTGAGATCGAAGATGATGCACCAAAACGAAAACCTACATTAGAAGAGATCGATGCCTTAGAG GAGGTTCGTCTGGCGATCGAGTATATCGTCATTCCCGGTGGTGAACCAGTGGAGCTTCTCCCGAGATGTTCCGAAATAATTGCCCGTCAACTTGAGCTTGTCAAAAGCTATCAGTTGGATGCAGAGAACTCAGGTACTGAGCTTAACCCAAGGTTGCAAATTCTTCCTCATAGATTGAACAAAAAGGTATCATCAAAATCCCAGAAAACTACATCAAATTTACGAAACGAAACCGGCTCAAAGCCCCTAACTGATAGCTGTGGAGGAACAAGTGTTACTAGGCTTCCCTTCCTGCCTGAATAA
- the LOC107915796 gene encoding protein SEEDLING PLASTID DEVELOPMENT 1 isoform X2 translates to MRALNSRFVLIDITNNAASWRYRQRHSHFITSARGGAHQRPYMPPLKQSQPSVLRTPQIRKPSDRTTSSNGSSLDCPNPASTSRVESCTELDLFLEMLPSRMRSELNGHEEIGELIEVVMDLGREPLARFPSGDWVISEQPVKHEDLKHATSKVGDFSDDNRSGINRSLHRISAIRNRKLQIIGLTCRVGRAVSGSAEIIRDLIEGGGSILVIGPPGVGKTTLIREIARMLADEHMKRVVIVDTSNEIGGDGDVPHEGIGRARRMQVPNVMIEAVENHMPETIIIDEIGTELEALAASTIAQRGVQLVGTAHGMTIDNIIKNPSLQILVGGIESVTLGDEEARKRKVQKTILERKGPSTFTCAVEMISRTECRVHHRLDATVDAILAGKSPLFEIRQMEPEANVPLKSTVVHKIDHLEEPDMLVNDEKGAEVDYGEEDEQSDLLFNEEKFAEVDFSDEDEDYLPKPKRKQRFTGSASKRTLPIFVYTYKILEADLLQVATVMGLEDEIDVTDDIGMADAILASASEIKQNPWIRGVAKFHKLPMFVIKSNTMAQMVKAVRMILERESYASRSRLLDRDSSDIEIEDDAPKRKPTLEEIDALEEVRLAIEYIVIPGGEPVELLPRCSEIIARQLELVKSYQLDAENSGTELNPRLQILPHRLNKKVSSKSQKTTSNLRNETGSKPLTDSCGGTSVTRLPFLPE, encoded by the exons ATGAGAGCTTTGAATTCGAGATTTGTTCTTATTGACATCACCAACAACGCCGCTTCATGGCGCTACCGTCAGAGGCATTCCCACTTCATCACGTCCGCGCGCGGCGGAGCTCATCAAAGACCATATATGCCGCCTTTGAAGCAATCTCAACCCTCTGTTCTCCGAACCCCTCAGATCCGTAAACCCTCCGATCGAACTACGTCCTCCAATGGATCGTCGTTGGATTGCCCGAACCCAGCTTCGACTTCCCGGGTGGAGTCATGTACGGAGCTCGATTTGTTCCTCGAGATGTTGCCGTCGAGGATGAGGAGTGAGCTTAACGGGCATGAAGAGATTGGGGAGTTGATTGAGGTGGTTATGGATTTGGGGAGGGAACCTCTCGCTAGGTTTCCTTCGGGGGATTGGGTTATTTCGGAACAACCTGTTAAGCATGAAGATTTAAAGCATGCAACATCAAAG GTTGGTGACTTTTCAGATGACAACCGTTCGGGTATTAATAGATCTTTACATCGAATTAGTGCTATTAGAAACCGTAAATTGCAAATTATTGGCCTCACTTGCCGTGTGGGTCGAGCTGTGTCTGGAAGTGCTGAGATTATCCGTGACTTGATCGAAGGAGGAGGTTCCATCCTCGTCATAGGTCCTCCAGGAGTTGGTAAAACAACCTTAATCAG agAAATAGCTAGAATGTTGGCAGATGAACACATGAAACGTGTTGTTATTGTAGATACATCAAATGAGATTGGCGGTGATGGAGATGTCCCCCATGAAGGAATAGGGCGTGCAAGGAGAATGCAAGTTCCGAAT GTTATGATTGAGGCAGTTGAGAACCATATGCCAGAAACCATCATAATCGATGAGATTGGTACAGAGCTCGAAGCATTAGCTGCCAGCACTATTGCTCAACGAGGAGTTCAGCTGGTTGGCACGGCCCATGGAATGACCATTGACAACATAATCAAGAACCCTTCTCTACAGATCCTTGTTGGTGGCATCGAG AGTGTAACTCTTGGTGATGAGGAAGCAAGGAAAAGAAAAGTGCAAAAGACTATTCTCGAAAGGAAGGGCCCATCGACTTTTACATGTGCTGTTGAGATGATATCTAGGACTGAATGTCGTGTTCATCATAGACTTGATGCAACGGTGGATGCTATACTGGCTG GGAAATCTCCTTTATTTGAAATCCGCCAGATGGAGCCTGAAGCTAATGTTCCTCTCAAGTCTACTGTAGTGCATAAAATTGATCATCTTGAAGAACCTGACATGCTTGTTAATGATGAAAAAGGTGCTGAAGTTGATTACGGCGAGGAAGATGAACAATCTGACTTGCTTtttaatgaagaaaaatttgcTGAAGTTGATTTTAGTGATGAAGATGAAGATTATCTTCCTAAACCTAAAAGGAAACAGAGGTTTACTGGATCTGCAAGCAAAAGGACCTTACCAATATTTGTTTATACTTACAAG ATCCTAGAAGCTGATCTCTTACAAGTAGCAACAGTAATGGGACTTGAAGATGAAATAGACGTCACCGATGACATTGGGATGGCTGATGCAATATTAGCATCTGCATCTGAAATAAAGCAGAATCCGTGGATTCGTGGGGTAGCAAAGTTTCACAAGTTGCCAATGTTTGTTATTAAG TCAAATACCATGGCACAAATGGTCAAAGCAGTGCGCATGATTCTCGAAAGGGAATCATATGCCTCAAGGTCAAGGCTTCTAGACAGAGATTCTTCTGATATTGAGATCGAAGATGATGCACCAAAACGAAAACCTACATTAGAAGAGATCGATGCCTTAGAG GAGGTTCGTCTGGCGATCGAGTATATCGTCATTCCCGGTGGTGAACCAGTGGAGCTTCTCCCGAGATGTTCCGAAATAATTGCCCGTCAACTTGAGCTTGTCAAAAGCTATCAGTTGGATGCAGAGAACTCAGGTACTGAGCTTAACCCAAGGTTGCAAATTCTTCCTCATAGATTGAACAAAAAGGTATCATCAAAATCCCAGAAAACTACATCAAATTTACGAAACGAAACCGGCTCAAAGCCCCTAACTGATAGCTGTGGAGGAACAAGTGTTACTAGGCTTCCCTTCCTGCCTGAATAA
- the LOC107915794 gene encoding glycine-rich RNA-binding protein RZ1C yields the protein MAGKEENRIFVGGLSWDVTERQLEHAFSPFGKILESQIMLERDTGRPRGFGFITFADRRSMDEAIREMHGRELGERTISVNKAQPKMGEDLDHGYRGGYSSSGRGRYAGGDRPVAQDECFKCGRFGHWARDCPSAGGGRGGSGGMFSSRSRYGGADDRGDRFRDRDRYIDDRYDGGRYGDRDRFDSRDDRYGSRDRYISDRYPPTGDRFGDRYAGSDRFPQNGFGKERGYRDVAPRGNDRYGAGGPARNDGRSYRNRTGPYDRPGMGGRPSSFDRY from the exons atggCGGGGAAAGAAGAGAATCGAATATTTGTGGGAGGTTTGTCATGGGATGTCACTGAACGACAGCTTGAGCATGCGTTTAGTCCATTTGGCAAAATCCTTGAATCTCAg ATCATGTTGGAAAGAGATACCGGGCGTCCACGTGGATTTGGATTTATCACATTTGCTGATCGCCGGTCCATGGATGAAGCTATCAGGGAGATGCATGGACGGGAGCTGGGGGAGCGCACCATTTCAGTGAATAAGGCTCAACCCAAGATGGGTGAAGATCTTGATCACGGTTATAGAGGAGGTTACTCATCAAGTGGCAGGGGTCGCTATGCAGGTGGAGACAGGCCTGTAGCACAGGATGAATGCTTCAAATGTGGGCGTTTTGGGCACTGGGCCCGAGATTGCCCTTCAGCTGGTGGTGGCCGAGGTGGGAGTGGCGGCATGTTCTCTTCAAGGTCAAGATATGGTGGGGCTGATGATCGTGGTGATCGCTTCAGAGATCGTGATCGATACATAGATGACCGTTATGATGGTGGACGCTATGGAGATAGAGACCGTTTTGACAGTAGAGATGATAGATATGGAAGCCGTGATCGATATATTAGTGACAG GTATCCACCTACTGGAGATCGATTTGGTGATCGTTATGCTGGTTCTGATCGTTTTCCTCAAAATGGTTTTGGCAAAGAGAGAGGGTATCGAGATGTTGCTCCAAGAGGTAATGATAGGTATGGAGCGGGAGGGCCAGCGCGAAATGATGGAAGAAGCTACCGGAACAGGACTGGCCCTTATGATCGTCCGGGCATGGGAGGTCGCCCGTCTTCATTTGACCGCTATTAA